The following DNA comes from Bos indicus isolate NIAB-ARS_2022 breed Sahiwal x Tharparkar chromosome 3, NIAB-ARS_B.indTharparkar_mat_pri_1.0, whole genome shotgun sequence.
TTAAAAGGGGCAGAACTTAAtgtgaacacaggtctcccagtATATAAGATCAAGATCCTTCATTCAAGGTCCAACATTCCTCTTGcagtgggagaaagagaaggaacacAGAGTGGTAGGTGGCAGGACAACAGTAcagtgtacttgtgtgtgtgtgtgtgtgtgtgtgtgtgtgtgagagagagagactgagagagaaatATATCCCTACCTTGGGAAGCACCTATTAAAGCCATCATCGGGGTAACTACTCAGTCTTACAGACTTCTTTGGTTCACCTCAATCTCGCTTGTGGAATACTTCCCCTTTCAATCTGCTGTCTCTCATTTGATGCCTTTTTTGTATTTGTGCTCTGGCCCTGCTCCCAGCGGCTGATGGGCAAATCACTGCATTTCCACCGAATTGAGGCAATAAGCAGATAAATAATGCAGTCTCTCCTTTGTAGTGTTCTTTGCCTTCTGGGTCATAAATCTGCTCCCTATTTAACTTTACACAAATACCTCCTCTCTGATTTGGCTTGTTCCTGAAGTCCAGAAGGCTGCTAAGTTGACCAGTAGGCTTAAGAGTATAGCCGAGTGCAGCTGAGAAACTAACAGAGAGCAATTGCTGTCATTTATTGAGACTACCAGTGTGCCTCTTTGAGGAAAAGCaggttggtttaaaaaaaaattaagtgggtGAATGGGAACTTAGTTGGAATTTTTTGGATGCTGGAGGAGTGTTTACTCCTTTCCTGCCTGGAGTCTAGGTATTTGCACAGAAACTCTGGAACCCAACTTGGACCCATCCCTGTAGATCAGCACCAATGCCTTGCTTTGTTCCCTGTTGTGACTTAGTCGCCCACAGGCCTTGAGATTTTACTTAGCTTTGAGGCTGGTAGGGTCGACTGTGTCAGTGTTCAAGGGTTCAGACTTCGTGTGTCTACTTGACTTCTTTAGTTCTTTGGAGATACTTGTACTTCCATAAACACAGTTCCTGTGCCCCAAGCATGTGACACTGGCCAGAAGGATAGATCACACCAGCAAGTGGGAAGAGCTCAGCCCAAATATGTCATCACCTTTAAGGAAAAAGCAGTCCTATGTGCCTCAGGTAATGCCATCACGTGCACCTCTTCTTGAACCTGCCCCTTCTCTCCATTCCCTTAGCTTGTTTCACCTGGATCATGTCGGCAGTCTCCCAACTGATCCTTGGGTTTCTGGTTTGTCCATCTTCTAATCCTCTGTGAGAATGATCATTGTGAAGTCACATTTGATCAAGTCACTTCCTTGTGTAAAACTCTTTGATGGCTCTCACTGCCTAGAGAGTAAAGTCAAAGCTTGGTGGCGAGCATACAAGTGGCTCCCTAATCTGGGTCTTGATGACCTTCAAATTTGGCTTTTCCTACTCTTCACCCTTCTCTTCCACATTTTAAGTTTCAGCCATATGACTGCAATTACAGAACCCTGAATTACCATGGATTTTCACACaaggggcttcctttgtggctcagaaggtaaagcgtatgcctgtaattcaggaaactcgggttcgatccctgggttgggaagatcccctggagaaggaagtggcaatgtactccagtattcttgcctggaaaatcccatggactgaggagcctggtaggctatagtccatggggttgcaaaaaattggacaggactgagcgacttcactttctttcacttttcacacctCAAAGCATTTGCTCATTTTCTGACATATATCTGATCTGCCCTGgctatctattgctgcataactaACCACCCCAAAGTTCAGTGGAGTAAAATAATCATGCATTATTAACACAAGCTCAACTGAATGGTTCTCACTTGGAGTCCCTGTTGTCAATGAAGTCAGATGAGGGCTGAGGCTGGAGTCATCTGGAAGTTGACTTACACTGGCAGTATACTTATACCTGGCACCTGAGCCAGGATGTCTGGAACAGCGCAGGCTGGCTAggcatctctctccctctctccacatGAACTCTCTATGGGGcttcttgggcttcctcacagcatggcagtCTCAGGGATGCTGGATCCCTTTATGTGGCATCTGGCTTCCCACTGAGTGTGCATTCTAAGAGACCCACAAGACACTTAAGAGACTTCTTATGAGCTACCCTTGGGATTTTCTCAGTGTCATTTCTGCTATTTTCTTTTGGTCTAAGCACTCACAGGCCAGCTAAGATTCAAAAGGGTGAAGAAATAGATGCCACGTGTTCATATGGGATTCCCTTGCCTGTCTAGAGAAGGTAGGAATTGATAATGGCCACCTTGGAAATATACAGCCACAATGTCCTTCACTCTCTTATTCTCCTGAAAAATTgctctttattcatttaataccCAGTTACATGGCTTCACTCTTGTGAAGTCATCTCTCTCAAACCAAGGCATAATTCGCCTCTAAGTCCAAGGAAGTTATTCTGAAGAAACTAGGAAAATAAGTCAGGAAGGAAGACTGACCCTTGAGCATGTATCTGTTGCCATCCTTGTCACATTGCATCATACTTGTTGGTGTTTCTCCTACTTGACCATACTTTTTTTGAGAGCAGTGGTATACCTGATTTATCTCTAGTGTCCTTAGGATCTGTCTTAGCAACCAacacagatgctcaataaattagTGGTTGAGGTAAGTGAACTGAATTACtgctattttgtcttttttgccTCCAAGGCCTATCACTCTTAGAGTCAAGCAACCAGTTAGATACAAAAGAATTTGAGAATCCCTTCCTGTGTACCCAGCAAATCAGCTTCCATTAGAGGGCTTCAGTTCTCTCTGATTTGAGCTTCCACAAAGATAGTAACTACAGTATTGAGTGTGTATTAAATGTTTATCATGTGATAGGCATTGTTCTAAGCAtgttatatgtattaattaatcaGTCCACAAGTCTCATCTTTCCTATTATTATTGCCATCTTACAGATGATTAGATGTAGGGAGGCTACGtaatttccccaaggtcacaaagctgagATATAGACCAGGCTCCAGGGTCCATATTCTTGGCCTCTGTGCTCTTCAATAACGTTCTCTCCTGAGCTCAGCATTTCCAGAGGATGTTTAGCAGAATGTCACAGAGATAATAGGGGGTGTCACGTGAGGAACATCAAAAGAACAAAGACTGTTTAACTCGAggaagaggctgctgctgctgctgctgctaagttgcttcggtcatgtctgactctgtacgaccccatagacagcagcccaccgggctcccctgtccctgggattctccaggcaagaacactggagtgggttgccatttccttctccaatgaatgaaagtgaaaagtgaaagtgaagtcactcagttgtgtccgactcttagcgaccccatggactgcagcctaccaggctcctccatccataggattttccaggcaagagtactggagtgggttgccattgccttcttcagaggAAGAGGCTACTTGGAGACAAATCCCTATGGATTCAGATATCAAGGAACTGACTTGTTCTTAGCATCCTCTGTTGGAATCAAGATCAGTGTGCTTTGGTATGATAGAGACCTTTTTCATTGTGCTATTCCCTGGTACTTTGGGCTGCCCTGAAAAATCACGAGTCCCACACCTCTTGGAGGATGTTTGTCAATGTCTCTTTTTACATTAATTGTCCCATATTCctccaccacttttttttttccagtttgtgaaAAACGTGATATTTCCATACTTGGCATAAGCTTTTGAAAGTAAAACGTGTTTGTTAAGCACCATGTTTCTTTCTGGTGAAGAGAGTATAGGCTGAGTGTAACTATATGTTCCCTTTCCTTCTGAGCTTCACATACCTAGAGGCTCAGCCATCAGAGGAAGCTTAAATAATGTAGGAAGCATGACTCCTTGATATCTCTGGCTTTAGCAGGATTTAGTAGTACCTATTTGAATAATGCAAGGTTCTCTTTTTAATGTTGAGAAAATTGTGTATCTCATCCGGGGAAAACATCCATAGTCACAATTACCAATTAGTACCCTTATTTGGCAAATTCCTGGCTACTTCAATTCAGCAATTACATGACTCAAACCACAGAAAAACAGTATgagactattttatttttctgagttgaAGGCCCATTCCACAATCATAGCTGAGATGACATAGTGCAGATTGGAAACTATTCCCTTCACCTATTTCCTTGCAGACATTGACTAAGTCCACATTGATTTAATAACAGGGTttctcagcacagccaaaagtccGTGAACATCTCAGCATAATTCAGAGGTTGGAACATTTAGGAGAACACTTATATAAGAGCATTAAGTAAAAATCGCACATATTAGGTCTCACCGTCCCACATTTCTTATTAACTTTGTGCTTCTTTTTTACGCCTTCTGTCTCCCAGCCAAAGACCAGTCCTCTCAGGGGGATGAAGAGAAAGACCCTCCAAAGAGCCACCCCTACTCTGTGGAGACCCCATATGGCTTCCATTTGGACCTGGACTTCCTCAAGTATGTGGATGACATCGAGAAGGGAAACACCATCAAAAGGATTCCTATCCACAGAAGGGCCAAGCAAGCCAAGTTCAGCACTTTGCCCCGAAACTTCAGCCTTCCCGACAGCGGGGCTCGCCCCCATGCTGTTCTTTCCCACCCGAACTGGTCCCCCATGGTGTCGAGGAAAGTGTTGGGGACAGAGGCCCGAGCCCAGCCACTGCCCCTTGGGGATCACCCCCAAGCCCCACAAGCCGCCAGCGGCAGCGAGGTGAGCTACCACCGGAAGGCCCTGCTGATGGAGACGGCCAGACAGCTAGAGGCTGCTGCGGCTCCCGGGGAGGCTGAGCTCACCTCCGGGAGTGGACGGCCCCAGCTTCTGAGAGCATCCAGCATGCCGGCCACGCTGCTGCAAACCAGGGCCTCGGAGGACCCAAGCCTAAACTCaggaccccccaccccgcccgtCCTCCCTCCACTTCAGGGTGAAGATGTTGTCTGTGATGGTGCCTTTGGGCCCGCGGAAGGATTTGCAGGTTTTTCCAACTTCACTCCGCGAGCAGCAACCCAACCGGAAGTCAGAGAGTCGGGAGACCTAGTACCAGGGATTCCGGAGCTGATCCAGGAGGGGCCTGAGCCTCCAGAAAGCGAAAAAGAGGCTCCAAATCACCTCTCTTTCCCAAGTCCACCTTTCTTGTCCCAGAATGCACTTGTGGTTCTAGAGGATGCAGAAGACCAACAGGAAAGCAGAGAAGCCCAGGTGGTGGTCACAACCCCCAGCTCTCCAACACCAAGCCCCCCACCTCTGCCGTCACCCATCCCTGAGAATGAGCTCCCCCTAGAAGAAATCGAGCTCAACATCAGCGaaatcccaccaccaccacctgtagAGGTGGACGTGAGAAGCGTCGGGATCCGCGTCACGGAGGAAAGCCTGGGCCTTGCCTCCCTGGATCCTGGCAGCATCTCCTGCCTGAAGCAGCAGATCTCGGACCTTGAAGGCGAACTGTCTGGAAGAACTGAGGAACTGGCCCAGGTCAGAGCTGCCCTCCAGCGGCAGGAAGAGGAAATCAAGGCGAAGGGGCAGAGGATTCAAGAGCTAGAGTGCACTGTAGCTCAACTGGTAGAAAAGCTTAGCGGTGGGAACACCAAAGATGCTCAGGGCCAGACTGATGCCATGGTCAACACTGACCCCCTGCAAGGGCTCTTGACCAGACAGTCGTGTGACAAGAGCATTGGGGTCAGCCTTCTGGGCAGCATGGGATCTGAAAGCTGGGGAGCcaggggagaggggaatggcCTCCTGTGGGGGTGGGAAAGTCACAAACGAGGGGATGGGAGCCCAGCAGGACTTGTGTCACCACCCCAGCCATCACTGCCACAGGGCTCTGAGACGGTCCTCATGCCTTCTTTACACAGCTGCCTCTCTACTGAGCTCAGGATCGAAGAGGGAGGTTCTGAGCAGGCAGGAGGTCCTTCGGTGGGAATTAAGGGTCTGGACAGGGGAGTAGGAGGATCTCCAGGGAGTGGTGAGAGAAAGGCTCCCccagcagggagggaggaggctggtcCAGAGCTGTCGGGGAAGGAGCGCCTTGGAaggccaccaagctcccccaCCGACGCCACTATTGGGCAATACGTTAAGAAGATCCAAGAGCTCCTGCAGGAGCAGTGGAGCTGCCTGGAACACGGATACCCTGAGCTGGCCCGCGCCATCAAGCAGCCTGCCTCCAAACTCAGCAGCATCCAGAGTCAGCTACAGAGCTCCCTCAACCTGCTTCTGTCTGCCTACTCGGCCCAGGCTCCACCCCAGAAGgagcccccaggcccctcctcctccccaacgATGGGTAAATACTGGTGCCTGAGACTGGGAACCATTTCTCCTTAACTTGAGGAGTCAAATGGGAAAAAGGGTTTTAATTGCAtgcatatgttttttaaaaagattcaaacACATCCGGGAGCCcaatggaataaaaactgatctctGGAACAGTGGAGGCTTGGTACCCCTCCTCTTGTCCTTGCTCTAACGTTGGGACTGACTGCAGGGCCACCACGTACAGCTGTTCAGATAGCACAGGGCACAAAGATGCCAGAGGGTAAATAGGAGCTGAAACAGCCCACACTTGCCAAGCCCGCAGCACTGTGTCTGCCCAGAGGGGTGCCTCATTCTCATTTGCATTGTGTGCAGGCAGCCCTGGCACTGGCTGTGAGTGCTTTAAACCTCTGCCTTCCTTGACTGTGTCTTGGGCTCTTGCATTCCTGCGGTCCTCCCTACTTCTTGCACATTAGAGGTTTTTTGTAGCCTTGTTTTGGAAGAACATTCTATCGAGATCTGAAATATTTTACTGaacttcagtgtgtgtgtgtgtgagagatagAAGGAGAGACTTCCATACTCACATGTGCAAGTCGACGCTTTGGCTGAGCAGCACTTCTTCCTGTAACAGATCACACACTCTTCCCTGTTAAGTGGAACCATATTTTGCTTTGCTAAACGGGCAGCAACGTGTTAGTCTGCTTCCTGCCGCAGAGCACAAATTGGCTTTCTCATTATTTCGGTGCTAGTTCTAGTCTTAGCCCTTGTGAATTGCCCCCTGTACCTTTGAGAACAGCAAAATAAGATGTGTGCTCTTGCTCATGTGTTTTCCATGCCTGCCCCACATCACAAATATTAACTGACTTGTGAGCCAGGAAGGGCCTCTGAGGTGCAAAAGTGGGTGCTGGATCAGGGGTCGGGAGGCCTAAGTTCTGCTGCTGCTCTGTCATTCACTCAGCACATCTGAGCCTCAGATTTCCC
Coding sequences within:
- the KANK4 gene encoding KN motif and ankyrin repeat domain-containing protein 4; the protein is MEKTDAKDQSSQGDEEKDPPKSHPYSVETPYGFHLDLDFLKYVDDIEKGNTIKRIPIHRRAKQAKFSTLPRNFSLPDSGARPHAVLSHPNWSPMVSRKVLGTEARAQPLPLGDHPQAPQAASGSEVSYHRKALLMETARQLEAAAAPGEAELTSGSGRPQLLRASSMPATLLQTRASEDPSLNSGPPTPPVLPPLQGEDVVCDGAFGPAEGFAGFSNFTPRAATQPEVRESGDLVPGIPELIQEGPEPPESEKEAPNHLSFPSPPFLSQNALVVLEDAEDQQESREAQVVVTTPSSPTPSPPPLPSPIPENELPLEEIELNISEIPPPPPVEVDVRSVGIRVTEESLGLASLDPGSISCLKQQISDLEGELSGRTEELAQVRAALQRQEEEIKAKGQRIQELECTVAQLVEKLSGGNTKDAQGQTDAMVNTDPLQGLLTRQSCDKSIGVSLLGSMGSESWGARGEGNGLLWGWESHKRGDGSPAGLVSPPQPSLPQGSETVLMPSLHSCLSTELRIEEGGSEQAGGPSVGIKGLDRGVGGSPGSGERKAPPAGREEAGPELSGKERLGRPPSSPTDATIGQYVKKIQELLQEQWSCLEHGYPELARAIKQPASKLSSIQSQLQSSLNLLLSAYSAQAPPQKEPPGPSSSPTMEISPSTSLKSIMKKKDYGFRAGGNGTKKNLQFVGVNGGYETTSSEETSGEDSSPEDLSDSEAEKKCDGPEPRRGKDAHLSCRVGQGTPEGTRDTDQETGPGEELPHPKTERYKPSEEFLNACRVLSQHLPETGTTTDQLLKQSLNTISQEWFRISSRKSSSPAVVASYLHGVQPHSPHLLKLLVNLADGNGNTALHYSVSHSNFSIVKLLLETGVCNVDHQNKAGYTAVMITPLASAETDEDMAVVWKLLREGNVNIQATQGGQTALMLGVSHDRGDMVQALLSCQADVNLQDHDGSSALMLACCHGNTDMVRLLLAHPTCDSSLTDKAGQTALSIALKSPAHVEIAGLLRAHLKQGRSLGP